In a genomic window of Larus michahellis chromosome 3, bLarMic1.1, whole genome shotgun sequence:
- the CCN2 gene encoding CCN family member 2 — MAPVSFAVALLLALLSSEAQGQECSGQCQCGAGPGPTCPAGVSLVLDGCGCCRVCAKQLGELCTERDPCDHHKGLFCDFGSPANRRIGVCTARDGAPCVFGGMVYRSGESFQSSCKYQCTCLDGAVGCVPLCSMDVRLPSPDCPYPRRVKLPGKCCEEWVCDEAKEQTAVGPALAAYRLEDTYGPDPTMMRANCLVQTTEWSACSKTCGMGISTRVTNDNAFCRLEKQSRLCMVRPCEADLEENIKKGKKCIRTPKISKPIKFELSGCTSVKTYRAKFCGVCTDGRCCTPHRTATLPVEFKCPDGEIMKRKMMFIKTCACHYNCPGDNDIFESLYYRKMYGDMA; from the exons ATGGCCCCCGTCAGCTTCGCCGTAGCCCTTCTCCTCGCCCTCCTCAGCTCG GAGGCGCAGGGCCAGGAGTGCAGCGGGCAGTGCCAGTGCGGAGCGGGGCCCGGCCCCACCTGCCCCGCCGGCGTCTCCCTGGTGCTCgacggctgcggctgctgccgcGTCTGCGCCAAGCAGCTGGGCGAGCTCTGCACCGAGCGCGACCCCTGCGACCATCACAAGGGCCTCTTCTGCGACTTCGGCTCCCCCGCCAACCGCAGGATCGGCGTCTGCACCG CTCGGGACGGCGCCCCGTGTGTCTTCGGCGGCATGGTGTACCGGAGCGGCGAGTCCTTCCAGAGCAGCTGCAAGTACCAGTGCACCTGCCTGGACGGGGCGGTGGGCTGCGTGCCCCTCTGCAGCATGGACGTCCGCCTGCCCAGCCCCGACTGCCCCTACCCGCGCCGGGTGAAGCTGCCCGGAAAGTGCTGCGAGGAGTGGGTCTGTGACGAGGCCAAAGAGCAGACCGCCGTGGGACCTGCTCTCGCGG CTTATAGACTGGAAGATACGTACGGTCCAGATCCAACAATGATGCGTGCCAACTGCCTGGTGCAGACCACCGAATGGAGTGCATGCTCCAAGACTTGTGGCATGGGCATCTCGACCAGGGTCACCAATGACAATGCCTTCTGCAGACTGGAGAAACAGAGTAGACTGTGCATGGTCAGACCTTGCGAAGCAGACCTGGAGGAGAACATCAAG aaaggcaaaaagtgCATTCGCACCCCCAAAATCTCCAAGCCCATCAAGTTTGAACTGTCTGGCTGCACCAGCGTGAAGACCTACAGAGCTAAGTTCTGTGGTGTCTGCACTGACGGGCGCTGCTGCACACCCCACAGAACAGCCACCCTCCCCGTGGAGTTCAAGTGCCCTGATGGGGAGatcatgaaaaggaaaatgatgttCATCAAGACCTGCGCGTGCCACTACAACTGCCCTGGAGACAATGACATCTTTGAGTCTCTGTACTACAGAAAGATGTATGGAGACATGGCATAA